From Streptomyces sp. NBC_00775, one genomic window encodes:
- a CDS encoding alpha/beta fold hydrolase — translation MHVLLQALGLTGPFVALEQQLRCLGGHEEPEVEEAARRRVHDLFETVSRDGQGDQGQLVHLLGVQTGVGEGDQAADVVPDHAYRMPVLAVGGEHGVGSYLADSLTSVAPHVMGAVIADSGHYIPDERPEALLATLAPFLP, via the coding sequence GTGCACGTGCTGCTCCAGGCCCTGGGGCTGACCGGTCCGTTCGTTGCCCTGGAACAGCAACTCCGGTGCCTCGGGGGTCATGAAGAGCCCGAAGTGGAAGAGGCCGCCCGACGCCGGGTCCATGATCTCTTCGAGACCGTATCCAGGGACGGCCAGGGCGACCAGGGCCAGCTCGTGCACCTGCTCGGGGTACAGACGGGCGTAGGAGAAGGCGACCAAGCCGCCGATGTCGTGCCCGACCATGCGTACCGGATGCCCGTACTGGCCGTCGGTGGCGAACACGGCGTCGGGAGCTACCTGGCCGACAGCCTGACCTCTGTCGCACCCCACGTCATGGGGGCGGTGATCGCCGACAGCGGTCACTACATCCCCGACGAGCGCCCCGAAGCCCTCCTCGCCACGCTCGCCCCGTTCCTGCCCTAG
- a CDS encoding helix-turn-helix domain-containing protein, with translation MSTDYQQARAALGTRLRELRFTCPGGRLTGQQLAQRLGWPGSKVSKLENGRQTATPEDLRAWADATEQAGAYPELAARLAGFESHIRSWRRALANGFKPLHEGLSAEIDRTSEMWVWEESVIAGLMQTPEYARHVIQRYSELLGGANDIEAAVRSRAQRQEWLYRSGRKLHVLMWEAALRSLICPPSVLAAQLDRLTGMVGMDTVDLGIIPFTASVKIVPANGFWVLDDRLVVAEDWHAELWLDDADNIALYSKVWRTLRESAVYGADAHNVINAARRALKPS, from the coding sequence GTGAGCACTGACTATCAACAGGCACGGGCGGCCTTGGGGACACGGCTGCGCGAACTGCGGTTCACGTGCCCTGGTGGTCGGCTCACCGGTCAGCAGCTCGCCCAGCGGCTCGGCTGGCCAGGTTCCAAGGTCAGCAAGCTGGAGAATGGCAGGCAGACCGCCACCCCCGAGGACCTGAGGGCGTGGGCCGACGCGACCGAGCAGGCGGGCGCGTACCCCGAGCTTGCCGCCCGGCTGGCCGGGTTCGAGTCCCACATCAGGTCATGGCGTCGAGCCCTGGCGAACGGCTTCAAGCCGCTGCACGAAGGGTTGAGCGCGGAGATCGACCGCACCTCGGAAATGTGGGTCTGGGAAGAGTCGGTCATCGCCGGACTGATGCAGACCCCCGAGTACGCGCGCCACGTCATCCAGCGGTATTCGGAGCTGCTGGGCGGAGCCAACGACATTGAGGCCGCCGTGCGTTCCCGGGCGCAGCGGCAGGAGTGGCTGTACCGGTCGGGTCGCAAGCTGCACGTGCTGATGTGGGAAGCTGCGTTGCGGTCGCTGATCTGCCCGCCCTCGGTGCTGGCCGCTCAGCTCGACCGCCTCACGGGCATGGTCGGGATGGACACGGTCGACCTTGGCATCATCCCGTTCACGGCCTCCGTCAAAATCGTGCCCGCAAACGGCTTCTGGGTCCTTGATGACCGCCTGGTGGTCGCCGAGGACTGGCACGCCGAACTGTGGTTGGACGACGCCGACAACATCGCCTTGTACTCGAAGGTCTGGCGCACCTTGCGCGAGTCGGCCGTGTACGGGGCCGACGCCCACAACGTCATCAACGCGGCTAGGCGTGCCCTGAAACCGAGTTGA
- a CDS encoding helix-turn-helix domain-containing protein: protein MSGYENRHFAPSLVTLAAIADALGASMDDFMTRADSEAVSA, encoded by the coding sequence GTGAGCGGCTACGAGAACCGCCACTTCGCCCCGTCGCTCGTCACGTTGGCCGCCATCGCTGACGCCCTCGGCGCTTCCATGGACGATTTCATGACCCGCGCCGACTCCGAGGCGGTGTCGGCCTGA
- a CDS encoding DUF6879 family protein, which translates to MARQLRFTGTDSKVDGCPALHTDEGTGEIIVQGTPVTDAGDLAQLQHFGADEAAVAVPRELLVNWGPKKMERVPELVDRDTFRLLFKTFKHTAWRLETRRGYASDRQDPDFQAFLATGSSPCDPNEPWFVNIKAQTEAGKTVGRVRVADNPPTTEQLFLLDYARHNAAVGEDIRYLWREDAATLPAEDFWIFDSRLVALLHFDDADNLLNIELITEPAEVVRYAIVRDAAMHHAVPFDQFAAQVAPTE; encoded by the coding sequence ATGGCTCGTCAGTTGCGCTTCACCGGCACAGACAGCAAGGTCGACGGCTGCCCCGCCCTGCACACGGACGAGGGCACCGGCGAGATCATCGTCCAGGGCACGCCGGTCACCGACGCCGGAGACCTCGCACAGCTCCAGCACTTCGGGGCGGACGAGGCAGCGGTGGCCGTGCCGCGCGAACTGCTCGTGAACTGGGGACCGAAGAAGATGGAGCGGGTGCCGGAACTGGTCGACCGGGACACCTTCCGGCTCCTCTTCAAGACCTTCAAGCACACCGCCTGGCGGCTGGAGACGCGACGCGGTTACGCGTCGGACCGACAGGACCCCGACTTTCAGGCGTTCTTGGCCACCGGCTCCTCGCCCTGCGACCCCAACGAGCCCTGGTTCGTCAACATCAAGGCCCAGACCGAGGCTGGCAAGACGGTCGGCCGTGTGCGCGTCGCCGACAACCCGCCGACCACCGAGCAACTGTTCCTGCTCGACTACGCCCGGCACAACGCGGCTGTCGGCGAGGACATCCGTTACCTGTGGCGCGAGGACGCAGCTACCCTGCCCGCCGAAGACTTCTGGATCTTCGACTCGCGCTTGGTCGCCCTGCTGCACTTCGACGACGCCGACAACCTGCTGAACATCGAGCTGATCACCGAACCGGCCGAGGTCGTTCGGTACGCCATCGTGCGTGACGCGGCGATGCACCACGCTGTGCCGTTCGACCAGTTCGCCGCGCAGGTGGCCCCGACCGAATAG
- a CDS encoding sortase-dependent protein — MRRTVLSAMALACTAALASTVPAYADGATPSPAATSRPTSTTAPSPVPSATTAPSAAPSAVPSAAPTRAPGSQVSVVPSGAPDTGVASTATRSGADGGLIGGGAAAAFAAGGAAVFLVRRRRATGE; from the coding sequence ATGCGCCGAACTGTCCTCAGCGCCATGGCACTCGCGTGCACCGCCGCGCTGGCGAGCACGGTGCCCGCGTACGCCGACGGGGCGACCCCGAGTCCGGCCGCCACGAGCCGCCCGACCTCCACCACCGCCCCGTCTCCGGTCCCGAGCGCCACCACCGCCCCGTCCGCGGCCCCGTCCGCGGTCCCGAGCGCCGCACCGACCCGGGCCCCGGGCAGCCAGGTCTCCGTCGTGCCGAGCGGAGCGCCCGACACCGGTGTGGCGTCGACGGCTACGCGGTCCGGAGCCGACGGCGGGCTGATCGGCGGGGGTGCCGCCGCGGCGTTCGCCGCCGGCGGTGCGGCGGTGTTTCTCGTACGTCGTCGTCGGGCGACCGGGGAATGA